One window of Methanobacterium formicicum genomic DNA carries:
- a CDS encoding MBL fold metallo-hydrolase, with amino-acid sequence MRVTALIEDTKPDNSDLFSEKGLSIHIQRDDDNILFDTGVTGAFVDNALKLGIDLAAVDVTAISHGHFDHGGGLGRFMELNESSPVYLRPQANGNHFFKAFYFLKKDVGLDKELFADYANRIHLINKLTEIARDTYLFTDMPLKYPAPAGGKYLYVEKSNQLVPDDFSHEQMMVIQEEDGMVIFSGCSHHGVLNMVEAALDQFPNTPIKALFGGFHFIGLPFLNHTAESKENIENIGMKLAEYPIERVYTGHCTGRKGYPLLKNVLGDSVDYFATGDTVKL; translated from the coding sequence ATGCGAGTTACAGCCCTGATTGAAGACACCAAACCGGATAATTCAGATTTATTTTCTGAAAAGGGATTATCAATCCACATTCAAAGGGACGATGATAACATCCTCTTTGACACCGGAGTAACCGGTGCTTTTGTAGATAATGCCCTTAAATTAGGAATCGATTTGGCAGCGGTTGATGTAACCGCCATATCTCACGGGCACTTTGACCATGGCGGGGGCCTGGGCAGATTTATGGAATTGAACGAATCCTCCCCAGTTTACCTACGCCCCCAAGCAAATGGGAACCATTTTTTTAAAGCATTTTATTTTTTAAAAAAAGATGTTGGCCTGGATAAAGAGTTATTCGCTGATTATGCAAATAGGATTCATTTAATAAACAAATTAACTGAAATTGCCAGGGATACCTACCTTTTTACTGATATGCCCCTGAAATATCCTGCTCCTGCTGGTGGAAAATATCTTTACGTGGAAAAAAGTAACCAGCTGGTCCCTGATGATTTTTCCCATGAGCAGATGATGGTTATCCAGGAAGAGGATGGAATGGTTATTTTTTCAGGCTGCTCACATCACGGGGTGTTAAACATGGTTGAAGCCGCCCTTGATCAATTTCCAAACACTCCTATAAAGGCCCTTTTTGGAGGATTCCATTTTATTGGCCTTCCTTTTTTAAATCACACCGCAGAGAGTAAGGAAAACATTGAAAATATCGGGATGAAACTGGCAGAATATCCAATAGAACGGGTTTATACCGGGCATTGCACTGGTAGAAAGGGTTATCCTCTTTTGAAAAATGTTCTGGGAGATAGTGTGGATTATTTTGCCACGGGAGATACTGTAAAGCTATAA
- a CDS encoding DUF6448 family protein: MAPHCDTMDGPVVSACKKALEMMDVNYVLPFVPETAEKELSRSFNKTLRARKLGEDAAEVADLWFFETAVRLHREGEGAPYTGLKPAGLDWGPVVPRAEADIEKGDPNETIGFLKKVLEEELRKKFNKAMSLKNYDLEDVEAAREYTESMLNFVLSSHHTYKYIISGEKH, encoded by the coding sequence ATGGCCCCCCATTGTGATACCATGGACGGACCGGTTGTTAGTGCCTGTAAAAAGGCTTTAGAAATGATGGATGTGAATTATGTACTTCCCTTTGTACCTGAAACTGCAGAAAAAGAGTTAAGCCGAAGTTTTAATAAAACACTTAGGGCCCGGAAGTTAGGTGAAGACGCCGCAGAAGTTGCGGATCTCTGGTTCTTTGAAACCGCGGTGCGACTACATCGTGAAGGTGAAGGAGCGCCCTACACCGGCCTTAAACCAGCAGGTTTGGATTGGGGGCCAGTTGTGCCTCGAGCAGAGGCAGACATTGAAAAAGGAGATCCCAATGAAACCATAGGGTTTTTAAAAAAGGTTTTAGAAGAAGAATTGAGAAAAAAATTTAATAAGGCCATGTCCCTTAAAAATTACGACCTGGAAGATGTTGAAGCCGCCAGAGAATACACTGAATCAATGCTTAACTTTGTCTTATCCTCCCACCATACCTACAAATACATAATTTCCGGCGAAAAACACTAA
- a CDS encoding flavodoxin family protein, whose translation MSKNIVVLSASPRKGGNSDILCDQFILGAEGAGHKAEKIFLRDKEINYCVACDTCQGNGGKCAQNDDMGEIMDKMAAADVIVMATPVYFYTMNAQLKTLIDRTYARYTEISAKEMYFILTAANPQKEAMERTVEGFRGFTSCLNGADERGIIYGTGAWNVGDIKESETMAEAYEMGKNV comes from the coding sequence ATGAGTAAAAATATAGTGGTGCTATCGGCCAGCCCCAGAAAAGGCGGAAATTCAGATATTTTATGCGATCAGTTCATTCTAGGAGCAGAAGGAGCAGGTCATAAGGCTGAGAAAATTTTCCTGAGGGATAAAGAAATCAACTACTGTGTGGCCTGTGATACCTGTCAGGGAAACGGTGGTAAATGTGCTCAAAATGATGACATGGGCGAAATCATGGATAAAATGGCTGCTGCTGACGTGATTGTCATGGCCACACCAGTTTACTTTTACACCATGAACGCCCAGCTGAAAACACTCATTGACCGAACCTATGCCCGCTACACTGAAATCAGTGCCAAAGAAATGTATTTCATTCTCACCGCAGCCAACCCCCAAAAGGAAGCCATGGAAAGGACAGTGGAAGGTTTCAGAGGATTCACATCCTGCCTTAACGGTGCAGATGAAAGGGGTATTATCTACGGAACTGGCGCCTGGAATGTGGGTGACATCAAAGAAAGCGAAACCATGGCCGAAGCTTATGAAATGGGGAAAAACGTGTAA
- a CDS encoding EFR1 family ferrodoxin (N-terminal region resembles flavodoxins. C-terminal ferrodoxin region binds two 4Fe-4S clusters.) — protein sequence MDKVEIYYFSGSGNSLAVARDVALELNAVLTPIMAVIDQESVDTEANIIGFVFPIYDFKPPQFMEKFISRIKDIQSKYIFAQCTYGVTPSKSLKHLETTINSYGGHLSAGFAVGMPQNGLGSRKVTETQQEIMFSQWKNRVKKVSEVIKNRQKGEIETSILFFHMFKTQNLKLIPVYLTFLNQVLFKGVDSLAFTSNENCTGCGTCQKICIQHNVELVDNKPQWSDHCISCFACLNWCPNGSINPGDSDLGIKNYHHPEVKISDMILP from the coding sequence ATGGATAAGGTAGAAATATACTATTTTTCAGGTTCCGGTAATTCATTGGCAGTAGCCCGAGATGTTGCCCTGGAGTTAAATGCTGTTTTAACCCCAATTATGGCGGTTATTGACCAGGAAAGTGTAGATACTGAAGCCAATATTATAGGGTTTGTATTTCCCATTTATGACTTTAAACCTCCCCAGTTCATGGAAAAATTCATTTCCAGAATTAAAGATATCCAGTCCAAGTACATTTTCGCTCAATGCACCTATGGAGTAACCCCCTCTAAATCTCTGAAACATCTGGAAACAACCATTAATTCATATGGCGGGCACTTATCTGCAGGATTTGCTGTGGGTATGCCCCAGAATGGCTTAGGATCCAGAAAGGTGACTGAGACTCAACAGGAAATAATGTTCAGTCAATGGAAAAACAGGGTAAAGAAGGTTTCTGAGGTTATAAAAAACAGGCAAAAAGGGGAAATAGAGACCAGTATCCTGTTTTTCCATATGTTTAAAACACAAAACTTGAAATTAATCCCGGTTTATTTAACATTCCTTAATCAGGTGCTCTTTAAAGGTGTGGATTCACTGGCCTTTACCTCCAATGAAAACTGCACTGGCTGTGGAACTTGTCAAAAAATCTGCATCCAGCACAACGTTGAACTAGTGGATAACAAACCACAGTGGTCGGATCACTGCATAAGTTGTTTCGCTTGCCTAAACTGGTGCCCGAATGGATCCATCAACCCGGGAGACTCTGATCTGGGTATTAAAAATTATCATCACCCTGAAGTGAAAATTTCAGATATGATCCTCCCCTAA
- a CDS encoding MFS transporter — MKMNRTSTSKITEPGMIALATLILVAAVANLNLSVANVALPSIGLVFNASQVQINLVAVGYSLGLAASVLWFGALGDHHGRKMMLILGTLLAIPASIVAGFAPSIEILILARIIGGLAAGMAFPTTLALITALWAGQKRTRAIALWSGIGAAIAALGPIISGYLLTFNDWGSVFLITLPLAMVALLMSIKFIPNHISETSAPVDNLGGLLSLLLLGTLTLAINFAPVPDSGILIISFLVIAALSGILFIRRQRRVENPLYDLKVASRSIFWVAACAGIIVFGALMGAMYIGQQFLQNVLSYSTLDAGLAILPAALFMILVAPQSARLIESRGSRFTLLAGYLFCLLGFLTMLFLWQDHIPYWKVGLAYSFVGIGVGLAGTPASHSLTGSVPVKRVGMASGTADLQRDFGGAIMTSIFGALLTAGYARSIAAQIDSLPTYAQQQITSTVETTLQKSFSSAATLAQQHPQYSAQIISAAKYSFLAGDHWAYLAGIIAILIGAAIVFFKFPKKEEEEKLLAQYCEIDAEN, encoded by the coding sequence ATGAAAATGAACCGGACATCAACTTCTAAAATAACTGAACCAGGAATGATAGCATTAGCCACCCTCATCTTAGTGGCAGCAGTGGCCAATCTTAACTTATCCGTGGCTAACGTGGCCCTTCCTTCCATAGGTCTGGTTTTTAATGCTTCCCAGGTCCAGATCAACCTGGTGGCTGTGGGCTACTCCCTGGGCCTGGCAGCATCAGTGCTATGGTTCGGTGCCCTGGGTGACCACCACGGTAGAAAGATGATGCTGATCCTGGGGACTCTACTGGCCATACCCGCCTCCATCGTCGCTGGTTTTGCCCCTTCCATCGAGATACTGATCTTGGCCCGTATCATTGGTGGTTTAGCTGCGGGAATGGCTTTTCCCACTACACTGGCCCTTATAACTGCTTTGTGGGCTGGACAGAAACGAACCAGGGCCATAGCCCTGTGGTCCGGTATTGGGGCAGCCATTGCTGCTCTGGGACCCATAATCTCCGGATACCTGTTAACCTTTAATGACTGGGGTTCGGTATTTTTAATCACCTTACCCCTGGCGATGGTAGCCCTACTGATGTCCATTAAGTTCATCCCCAATCACATCAGCGAGACAAGTGCTCCCGTGGATAACTTGGGAGGTTTACTGTCTCTCCTTCTTTTAGGAACATTGACTCTGGCCATTAACTTCGCCCCGGTGCCAGACTCTGGAATCCTGATAATTAGTTTCCTAGTCATCGCTGCCCTTTCTGGGATTCTGTTCATAAGGCGCCAGCGCAGGGTGGAAAATCCCCTTTACGATCTTAAAGTTGCCAGTCGCAGCATTTTCTGGGTAGCAGCCTGTGCCGGGATAATAGTTTTCGGAGCCCTGATGGGTGCCATGTACATTGGTCAGCAATTTCTACAGAACGTTCTCAGCTACTCCACCCTGGATGCAGGACTGGCAATTTTACCAGCCGCATTATTCATGATTTTAGTGGCACCCCAATCTGCCAGGCTCATTGAATCCCGTGGCTCCCGTTTCACCCTCCTGGCCGGTTACCTCTTCTGTTTATTGGGTTTTTTAACCATGCTATTCCTGTGGCAGGACCACATACCCTACTGGAAGGTGGGATTGGCCTACTCCTTTGTAGGAATTGGGGTGGGATTGGCGGGAACTCCTGCTTCCCATTCCCTTACTGGTTCTGTTCCTGTGAAAAGGGTGGGTATGGCCTCGGGAACCGCAGATCTGCAGCGTGATTTTGGGGGGGCTATAATGACTTCCATATTCGGTGCACTGCTCACCGCCGGTTATGCCCGGTCAATTGCCGCACAGATTGACAGTTTACCGACCTATGCCCAGCAGCAGATAACCAGCACCGTGGAAACCACCCTACAGAAATCATTCTCCAGTGCAGCCACCCTGGCCCAGCAGCACCCCCAGTATTCTGCACAGATCATATCTGCAGCCAAATATTCATTTTTAGCCGGGGATCACTGGGCTTACCTGGCCGGGATTATTGCCATCCTGATTGGAGCCGCCATAGTATTCTTTAAATTCCCCAAAAAAGAGGAAGAGGAAAAATTACTGGCCCAGTACTGTGAAATTGACGCTGAAAATTAG
- a CDS encoding DUF5518 domain-containing protein: MADWKIIGLGGLLNATLTIILIILFYPLFFLGPLMGGFLAAYFSQKYEDYSKIDIKDGAIVGTMSGMIGGLIITLILITGFEAINSLINLISLNVNLIPGVDAVVAAYVILQLSLIISITLGALGGLMGIRAKS, translated from the coding sequence ATGGCAGACTGGAAAATCATCGGACTAGGTGGACTCCTTAACGCAACCTTAACTATCATTCTAATTATATTATTCTACCCTCTCTTCTTTTTAGGCCCGTTAATGGGAGGGTTCCTGGCAGCATACTTTAGCCAGAAATATGAAGATTACAGTAAAATAGATATAAAAGACGGGGCTATTGTGGGAACAATGTCCGGAATGATCGGTGGTCTAATTATCACTTTAATATTGATAACCGGATTTGAAGCCATTAACAGCCTCATAAATTTAATATCCCTAAATGTCAACCTGATACCCGGGGTTGATGCCGTGGTAGCAGCTTATGTTATTCTTCAGCTATCCCTAATCATAAGCATCACTCTGGGAGCCCTGGGCGGATTAATGGGAATACGGGCCAAAAGTTGA